From a region of the Ardenticatena maritima genome:
- a CDS encoding glycoside hydrolase family 5 protein, translating to MHKWPPPAGIWGAEITRNGATPQVLAYAQDAHIQRMRYNNMRWDRIEPTQGTYDETYLAQIDADLANLAAVPGMQTTVVLFGTPLWAQAQPYSYCGPIRDESLDEFASFVTDMVNRYKNAPYFINSWEIWNEPDAPTNVDPSSQYVEWGCFGDFTKTEPYFGAERYVKVLKTAYTAIKAADPDAEVVLGGLLLGCNPIHNLPPNDPWCPEAGTFFEGILAYGGGQYFDTLAYHSYTAWNGISTDWDLNHAVWQSFGGATLGKLAFLQDIMSTYGISGKRIIMNEGALLCNEAQTNCLTEEREQAQAVYAVRLYTRAWAHDIDAVYWYTLNGAGWRYGGLLPGNTPTLAYRAIQQMSQQLYGGTFIADISSPPVEGYRFKAANGALVDIVWRTEEGTPVTWVLPPNTTNVLDMFGEPLPYTGNTIDIAFAPLYIIH from the coding sequence GAAATTACTCGTAATGGCGCCACTCCGCAGGTGCTGGCATATGCCCAAGACGCCCACATCCAACGCATGCGCTACAACAACATGCGCTGGGACCGTATCGAACCCACTCAGGGCACCTATGACGAAACGTATCTTGCGCAGATTGACGCTGATTTGGCAAACCTGGCTGCTGTTCCGGGCATGCAAACGACCGTTGTGCTTTTCGGCACCCCCCTCTGGGCACAAGCCCAGCCCTATTCCTACTGTGGCCCTATTCGCGATGAGTCTTTGGATGAATTTGCCAGCTTTGTGACTGATATGGTCAATCGGTATAAAAACGCGCCTTATTTCATCAACAGTTGGGAAATTTGGAACGAACCCGATGCCCCGACGAATGTTGATCCATCAAGCCAATACGTTGAGTGGGGCTGTTTTGGGGATTTCACCAAAACAGAACCCTACTTCGGGGCTGAACGGTATGTCAAAGTCCTCAAAACAGCCTACACCGCCATCAAAGCCGCCGACCCAGACGCCGAAGTCGTTCTCGGAGGGCTTCTGCTTGGCTGCAATCCCATACACAATTTACCTCCTAACGACCCATGGTGCCCAGAAGCCGGTACGTTTTTCGAGGGGATTCTGGCATATGGGGGTGGTCAATACTTCGATACGCTTGCTTATCATTCCTACACAGCCTGGAACGGAATTTCCACCGATTGGGACCTCAATCATGCAGTATGGCAATCGTTTGGTGGCGCGACATTGGGGAAATTGGCCTTTTTGCAGGACATCATGAGCACGTATGGAATCAGCGGTAAACGTATCATCATGAATGAAGGCGCCTTGCTATGCAACGAAGCTCAAACCAATTGTCTCACGGAAGAACGCGAACAAGCGCAAGCCGTCTATGCTGTTCGGCTTTACACACGCGCATGGGCACACGATATTGATGCTGTGTACTGGTACACTCTCAACGGTGCTGGCTGGCGCTACGGCGGGCTTTTGCCGGGAAACACCCCCACGCTGGCATATAGAGCCATCCAGCAGATGAGCCAACAACTCTATGGCGGGACATTCATCGCGGATATCTCATCGCCTCCCGTTGAAGGCTATCGCTTCAAAGCGGCGAATGGCGCTTTGGTGGACATTGTATGGCGCACAGAAGAAGGGACGCCAGTTACATGGGTACTGCCACCGAATACAACCAACGTGCTTGACATGTTCGGTGAACCACTTCCATACACAGGCAACACGATTGACATCGCATTTGCGCCACTCTATATCATCCATTAG